A window of the Cystobacter fuscus genome harbors these coding sequences:
- a CDS encoding sugar ABC transporter ATP-binding protein has protein sequence MSLAIEFRDVVKAFGPVRVLHGVSFALPPGRVIGLLGENGAGKSTLMKILSGYESATSGEVLVNGEAVHFSGSREAEARGIVLIHQEFNLAEDLTIAQNIFLGHEKKRGWLLDDAAMNRESARVLEQVGLRASPETPVRQLIVAEKQLVEIAKALARKARLLIMDEPTATLTPGETERLFALIAQLKADGVSLLYISHKLDEVERITDEVVVMRDGRFVARSATRDVTRHQMASLMVGREASDLYPPKAPPPADVPPRLSVRGLTVPGWARDVSFDVRPGEILGFAGLVGAGRTELFEGLLGLRPREVERVELDGRRAHWRNPRDAAGDGLTYLSEDRKGKGLHVHFGLRENLTMMALSRYATPWLRPDAERRALEDAVKRFGIRTGSLDNRASALSGGNQQKLALAKVLHPDPKVVVLDEPTRGVDVGAKRDIYFLIEALAREGRAVIVISSELMELIGLCHRVAVMRGGQLRTTLEADQLTEEELIAHATGTH, from the coding sequence ATGAGTCTCGCCATCGAGTTCCGTGACGTCGTGAAAGCCTTCGGCCCGGTGCGGGTGCTGCACGGCGTGAGCTTCGCGCTGCCGCCGGGCCGGGTCATCGGCCTGCTGGGCGAGAACGGCGCGGGCAAGTCCACGCTGATGAAGATCCTCTCCGGCTACGAGTCGGCCACCTCGGGCGAGGTGCTCGTCAATGGCGAGGCGGTCCACTTCTCCGGCTCCCGCGAGGCCGAGGCCCGGGGCATCGTGTTGATCCACCAGGAGTTCAACCTCGCCGAGGACCTGACGATCGCGCAGAACATCTTCCTCGGTCACGAGAAGAAGCGCGGCTGGTTGTTGGACGACGCGGCGATGAATCGCGAGTCCGCGCGCGTGCTGGAGCAGGTGGGGCTGCGGGCCTCTCCCGAGACGCCGGTGCGCCAGTTGATCGTCGCGGAGAAACAACTGGTGGAGATCGCCAAGGCGCTGGCGCGCAAGGCGCGGCTGCTCATCATGGACGAGCCCACGGCCACGCTGACGCCGGGCGAGACCGAGCGCCTGTTCGCGTTGATCGCCCAGCTCAAGGCCGATGGCGTCTCGCTGCTCTACATCTCGCACAAGCTGGACGAGGTGGAGCGCATCACGGATGAGGTGGTGGTGATGCGGGATGGCCGTTTCGTCGCCCGCTCGGCGACGCGCGACGTGACGCGCCACCAGATGGCCAGCCTCATGGTCGGCCGCGAGGCCTCGGATCTCTACCCGCCCAAGGCGCCCCCGCCCGCGGACGTTCCGCCCCGGCTGAGCGTGCGGGGACTGACGGTGCCGGGGTGGGCCCGGGACGTGAGCTTCGACGTGCGTCCCGGAGAAATCCTCGGCTTCGCGGGACTGGTCGGCGCCGGCCGCACCGAGCTGTTCGAGGGACTCCTCGGCTTGCGGCCGCGCGAGGTGGAGCGTGTCGAGCTCGATGGCCGCCGCGCCCACTGGCGCAACCCCCGGGATGCCGCCGGGGACGGGCTCACGTACCTCAGCGAGGATCGCAAGGGGAAGGGCCTGCACGTGCACTTCGGCCTGCGCGAGAACCTGACCATGATGGCGCTCTCGCGCTACGCCACGCCCTGGCTACGGCCCGACGCCGAGCGCCGGGCGCTCGAGGACGCCGTGAAGCGCTTCGGCATCCGCACGGGCTCGCTGGACAACCGCGCCTCGGCCCTGTCCGGCGGCAACCAACAGAAGCTCGCGCTCGCCAAGGTGCTGCACCCCGACCCCAAGGTGGTGGTGCTCGACGAGCCCACGCGCGGCGTCGACGTGGGCGCCAAGCGCGACATCTACTTCCTGATCGAGGCGCTGGCCCGCGAGGGCCGGGCCGTGATCGTCATCTCCTCCGAGCTGATGGAGCTGATCGGACTGTGCCACCGCGTGGCGGTGATGCGCGGCGGCCAGCTCCGCACCACGCTCGAGGCCGACCAACTGACCGAAGAGGAGCTCATCGCCCATGCCACCGGAACCCACTGA
- a CDS encoding ROK family transcriptional regulator produces MSRWNGLSPGELALLDTVFWSSGLSRDALARRSAFSKTRANAVVAGLLERGLLEENGLQASSGGRRAETLRLHRGLGVLLAADLGATGLRVGVLTPDLEVLARHVESADVRKGPEFVLARVRALLRQLLDQAGRSAHDVIGIGMGVPGPVNFESGQLVNPPLMPEWDGFSIRDDMKADFAAPLFVDNDVNIMALGELWRLQRSLHDFLVIKVGTGIGCGIVCQGQVYRGATGSAGDVGHICVDPSGPRCHCGNLGCVEAMAAGPAIARMARAAVEAGESALLAETLAATGTIRPEDVARASRAGDAAANAIVQRAGGLIGQMLASAVNFFNPSHIFFGGSMMRIGPLFLASLRQSIYQRSLALSTRQLEIQLSPLGEQSGLIGAAVLAMQETLRMKGAAR; encoded by the coding sequence TTGAGCCGCTGGAACGGCCTATCTCCTGGAGAGCTCGCCCTGCTGGACACGGTGTTCTGGTCCAGCGGCCTGTCTCGCGACGCGCTCGCCCGGCGCTCGGCCTTCTCCAAGACGCGAGCCAACGCGGTGGTGGCGGGTCTGCTGGAGCGGGGGCTGCTGGAGGAGAACGGGTTGCAGGCCTCCTCCGGTGGCCGCCGGGCCGAGACGCTGCGACTTCATCGAGGGCTGGGCGTGCTGCTGGCGGCGGATCTCGGCGCGACCGGCCTGCGCGTGGGCGTGCTGACGCCGGACCTGGAGGTGCTGGCGCGGCACGTGGAATCCGCGGACGTGCGCAAGGGCCCCGAGTTCGTCCTCGCGCGCGTGCGAGCCTTGTTGCGTCAGTTGCTGGATCAGGCCGGCCGCTCGGCCCACGACGTCATCGGCATCGGCATGGGCGTGCCGGGCCCCGTCAACTTCGAGTCCGGTCAGCTCGTCAACCCGCCGCTGATGCCCGAGTGGGATGGCTTCTCCATCCGCGACGACATGAAGGCCGACTTCGCCGCGCCCCTCTTCGTGGACAACGACGTCAACATCATGGCGCTCGGGGAGCTGTGGCGGCTGCAGCGCTCGCTGCACGACTTCCTGGTCATCAAGGTGGGCACCGGCATCGGCTGCGGCATCGTGTGCCAGGGCCAGGTGTACCGGGGCGCCACCGGCTCGGCGGGAGATGTTGGCCACATCTGCGTGGACCCGTCCGGTCCGCGCTGCCACTGCGGCAACCTGGGCTGCGTGGAGGCGATGGCGGCGGGGCCGGCGATCGCCCGCATGGCGCGCGCGGCGGTGGAGGCGGGCGAGAGCGCGTTGCTCGCGGAGACCCTGGCGGCCACCGGCACCATCCGCCCCGAGGACGTGGCCCGCGCCAGCCGCGCGGGGGACGCGGCGGCCAACGCCATCGTGCAACGCGCGGGCGGGCTCATCGGACAGATGCTCGCGTCGGCCGTGAACTTCTTCAACCCGTCACACATCTTCTTCGGTGGCTCGATGATGCGCATCGGCCCGCTGTTCCTCGCGTCGCTGCGGCAGAGCATCTACCAGCGCTCGCTGGCGCTCTCCACGCGCCAGCTCGAGATCCAGCTCTCTCCCCTCGGGGAGCAGTCGGGACTCATTGGCGCCGCGGTGCTGGCCATGCAGGAGACCCTGCGCATGAAGGGAGCGGCGCGATGA
- a CDS encoding replication-associated recombination protein A — MDLFDHASRKDEATLAPLAERMRPTRLEEFVGQEHLTGEGRFLRRAIQQDQVPSIILWGPPGTGKTTLAHLIAHSTGAAFESLSAVLSGVKEIRETVARAQERWKMRRQRTLLFVDEIHRFNKGQQDALLPHVEKGTVTLIGATTENPSFELNAALLSRARVVTLRGLEEEELVALLRRAVESPRGLAGKVRVDDEALTFLVQASGGDARKALTALEAAAAHGGGRVDKAIAEEALQHKALLYDKAGEEHYNVVSAFIKSMRGSDVDAALYWMTRMLEAGEDPVFIFRRMVIFASEDVGNADPRALGVAVDALRAFELVGLPEGTLPLTQAVTYLALAPKSNAVISAYAAVRAAVTEGGALPVPAHLRNAPTKLMKSLGYGAGYKYPHNFEGNYVPEDYLPSALKGRRFYTPTRNGFERELAERYEELQRQLEGRTREPGEEG, encoded by the coding sequence ATGGATCTCTTCGATCACGCCAGCCGCAAGGACGAGGCCACCCTGGCGCCCCTCGCCGAGCGGATGCGCCCCACCCGTCTGGAGGAGTTCGTCGGCCAGGAGCACCTGACGGGCGAAGGCCGTTTCCTGCGCCGGGCCATCCAGCAGGATCAGGTGCCGTCGATCATCCTCTGGGGCCCACCGGGGACGGGCAAGACGACGCTCGCCCACCTCATCGCCCACTCCACCGGCGCCGCCTTCGAGTCGCTCTCCGCGGTGCTCTCCGGCGTGAAGGAGATCCGCGAGACGGTGGCGCGAGCACAGGAGCGCTGGAAGATGCGCCGCCAGCGCACCCTGCTCTTCGTGGACGAGATCCACCGCTTCAACAAGGGGCAGCAGGACGCGCTCCTGCCGCACGTGGAGAAGGGGACCGTCACGCTCATCGGGGCCACCACGGAGAACCCCTCCTTCGAGTTGAACGCGGCGCTCCTGTCGCGCGCGCGCGTCGTCACCCTGCGAGGGCTGGAGGAAGAGGAGCTCGTGGCGCTCTTGCGCCGGGCGGTGGAGTCGCCCAGGGGCCTCGCGGGCAAGGTGCGGGTGGACGACGAGGCCCTCACCTTCCTCGTGCAGGCGTCGGGAGGCGATGCGCGCAAGGCGCTCACGGCGCTGGAGGCCGCGGCCGCGCATGGGGGAGGCCGGGTGGACAAGGCCATCGCCGAGGAGGCCCTGCAACACAAGGCACTGCTCTACGACAAGGCGGGCGAGGAGCACTACAACGTCGTGAGCGCCTTCATCAAATCCATGCGGGGCTCGGACGTGGACGCCGCGCTCTACTGGATGACGCGCATGCTGGAGGCGGGAGAGGATCCGGTCTTCATCTTCCGGCGCATGGTCATCTTCGCCTCGGAGGACGTGGGCAACGCGGACCCGCGCGCGCTCGGAGTGGCGGTGGACGCGCTGCGCGCCTTCGAGCTGGTGGGCCTGCCCGAGGGCACCCTGCCCCTCACCCAGGCGGTGACGTACCTGGCGCTCGCGCCCAAGTCCAACGCGGTCATCTCCGCGTACGCCGCGGTGCGCGCCGCCGTCACGGAAGGAGGCGCGCTGCCGGTGCCCGCGCACCTGCGCAACGCACCCACGAAGCTGATGAAGTCACTGGGCTACGGCGCGGGCTACAAGTACCCGCACAACTTCGAGGGCAACTACGTCCCGGAGGACTACCTGCCCTCGGCGCTCAAGGGTCGGCGCTTCTACACGCCCACGCGCAACGGCTTCGAGCGGGAGCTGGCCGAGCGCTACGAGGAGCTCCAACGTCAACTGGAGGGCCGCACGCGCGAGCCGGGCGAGGAGGGCTGA
- a CDS encoding sigma-54-dependent transcriptional regulator has protein sequence MSPPPSVPAPKRAKILVVDDDPIVLKAVTSILVREGYQVVSIDDAVEGLTAAKDPSIDVAVLDIKMPNLSGMDLLRGIKAVRPDVEVIMMTAFATVETAVEAVKAGAYDYLTKPFENIDEVSMTVAKAAERKSLRDRARALEEALSARNQFEELIGQSAQMRAVFKLVETVSHSTATVLIQGESGTGKELVARAIHYRSARKDKPFVAVNCSALTDTLLESELFGHVKGSFTGATSNKKGLFEAADGGTIFLDEIGDVPPATQVRLLRVLQEGEVKRVGANEPVKVDVRVIAATHVDLSRAKEQGKFREDLFYRLNVITIDLPPLRERPEDVPLLTHHFLKVYTAKVGKRVTGFTPRALEALTCNRWTGNVRELENVIERAVVLTSKEVLDTDDLPPGFQDAPQAGAQVEVFSLAHLPYAQAKRLAMRAFERRYLTALLEKHTHNVSSAARAAGVDRSNFRRLLKQYEVAGRTMKRSKDDDDDDTLDAAS, from the coding sequence GTGAGTCCTCCCCCGTCTGTTCCCGCACCCAAACGCGCCAAGATCCTGGTCGTGGACGACGATCCCATCGTCCTCAAGGCCGTCACCTCCATCCTCGTGCGCGAGGGCTATCAGGTCGTCTCCATCGACGACGCCGTCGAGGGACTGACGGCCGCGAAGGACCCGTCCATCGACGTGGCCGTGCTGGACATCAAGATGCCCAACCTGTCGGGCATGGACCTCTTGCGCGGCATCAAGGCGGTGCGGCCGGACGTGGAGGTCATCATGATGACCGCCTTCGCCACGGTGGAGACGGCCGTGGAGGCGGTGAAGGCCGGCGCCTACGACTACCTGACCAAGCCCTTCGAGAACATCGACGAAGTGAGCATGACGGTGGCCAAGGCCGCCGAGCGCAAGTCGCTCAGGGACCGGGCCCGCGCGCTCGAGGAGGCGCTCAGCGCGCGCAACCAGTTCGAGGAGCTCATCGGCCAGTCCGCGCAGATGCGCGCCGTGTTCAAGCTGGTGGAGACGGTGAGCCACTCCACCGCCACGGTGCTCATCCAGGGCGAGAGCGGCACGGGCAAGGAGCTCGTGGCGCGCGCCATCCACTACCGCAGCGCGCGCAAGGACAAGCCCTTCGTGGCGGTCAACTGCTCGGCCCTCACGGACACCCTCCTGGAGAGCGAGCTGTTCGGCCACGTGAAGGGCAGCTTCACCGGCGCCACCTCCAACAAGAAGGGCCTGTTCGAGGCGGCCGACGGCGGCACCATCTTCCTCGACGAGATTGGCGACGTGCCCCCCGCCACCCAGGTGCGCCTGTTGCGCGTGCTGCAGGAGGGTGAGGTCAAGCGCGTGGGCGCCAACGAGCCGGTGAAGGTGGACGTGCGCGTCATCGCCGCCACGCACGTGGACCTCAGCCGTGCCAAGGAGCAGGGCAAGTTCCGCGAGGACCTGTTCTACCGGCTCAACGTCATCACCATCGATCTGCCGCCCCTGCGCGAGCGTCCCGAGGACGTGCCGCTGCTCACCCACCACTTCCTCAAGGTGTACACGGCCAAGGTGGGCAAGCGCGTCACGGGCTTCACGCCGCGTGCCCTGGAGGCCCTCACCTGCAACCGGTGGACGGGCAACGTGCGCGAGCTGGAGAACGTCATCGAGCGCGCCGTGGTGCTCACCTCCAAGGAGGTGCTGGACACGGATGACCTGCCGCCGGGCTTCCAGGATGCGCCCCAGGCCGGTGCCCAGGTGGAGGTGTTCAGCCTCGCGCACCTGCCCTACGCCCAGGCCAAGCGCCTGGCCATGCGCGCCTTCGAGCGGCGCTACCTCACCGCGCTCCTGGAGAAGCACACCCACAACGTCTCCAGCGCCGCGCGCGCCGCCGGGGTGGATCGCTCCAACTTCCGCCGCCTGCTCAAGCAGTACGAGGTGGCCGGCCGCACCATGAAGCGCTCCAAGGACGACGACGACGACGATACCCTCGACGCCGCGTCCTGA
- a CDS encoding ATP-binding protein, whose translation MELAQTQGAVPRGRLLLVDDEEYILKSIRRVLRRGDWQIETASDAEEGLKALERFTPEVVISDFRMPGMNGVEFLSRVKAQVPRAQRIMLTGQADQQAIEEAINRSEIFRFISKPWNDSHLVLTVKSAFEQYALQAENERLLRVTQQQNEELRRLNAELETRVTLRTHLLSQAKREWELAFDSMDTPLAVVRADYGVRRANRAYTELAGDRLKEPLSEEGAEQLCHKLLFDRDSPCPGCPLHEALETNRGTRAEIRPRGRIYAMAAYPLTGEGRAVCSYRDITDEREMTRRFIETEKMAAVGQLAGGVAHEINNPLGGILAFAQLMKRDEGRSNEDLESLGLIEESALRCKRIVESLLKFSRHSRTDDRRTFQLNKCAEDSAVLFGAQLKSYPKVRLDLRLEPQLPELFGDPGQLSQVMLNLLQNGLHALPSTGGMLTLETGREEDRCFFRVADTGCGIEERYLARIFEPSFTTKPPGQGTGLGLSIAYRIVEDHGGVFKVDTQMGEGSRFTVYIPIPLQLERSP comes from the coding sequence CTGGAACTGGCGCAGACACAGGGAGCGGTGCCACGCGGTCGGTTGCTGCTGGTGGACGACGAGGAGTACATCCTGAAGTCCATCCGGCGTGTTCTCCGGCGCGGTGACTGGCAGATCGAGACGGCGTCGGACGCGGAGGAGGGACTCAAGGCCCTCGAGCGCTTCACGCCCGAGGTGGTCATTTCTGACTTCCGCATGCCGGGCATGAATGGCGTGGAGTTCCTCAGCCGCGTGAAGGCGCAGGTTCCGCGCGCCCAGCGCATCATGCTCACCGGACAGGCGGATCAACAGGCCATCGAGGAGGCCATCAACCGCTCGGAGATCTTCCGCTTCATCTCCAAGCCGTGGAACGACAGTCACCTGGTGCTCACGGTCAAGAGCGCCTTCGAGCAGTACGCGCTGCAGGCGGAGAACGAGCGGCTGTTGCGCGTGACGCAGCAGCAGAACGAGGAGCTGCGGCGGCTCAACGCGGAGCTGGAGACGCGCGTGACGCTGCGCACGCACCTGCTCAGCCAGGCCAAGCGCGAGTGGGAGCTGGCGTTCGACTCCATGGACACGCCGCTGGCCGTGGTGCGCGCGGACTACGGGGTGCGCCGCGCCAACCGCGCCTACACGGAGCTGGCGGGGGACAGGCTCAAGGAGCCGCTGAGCGAGGAGGGCGCCGAGCAGCTGTGCCACAAGCTGCTGTTCGATCGCGACTCGCCCTGCCCGGGCTGTCCCCTGCACGAGGCGCTGGAGACCAATCGCGGCACGCGCGCGGAGATCCGCCCCCGTGGCCGCATCTACGCCATGGCCGCCTACCCGCTCACGGGCGAGGGGCGCGCGGTGTGCTCCTACCGGGACATCACCGACGAGCGCGAGATGACTCGCCGCTTCATCGAGACGGAGAAGATGGCGGCGGTGGGGCAGCTCGCCGGCGGCGTGGCGCATGAAATCAACAATCCGCTGGGCGGCATCCTCGCCTTCGCGCAGTTGATGAAGCGCGACGAGGGCCGCAGCAATGAGGACCTCGAGTCGCTGGGCCTCATCGAGGAGAGCGCGCTGCGCTGCAAGCGCATCGTGGAGAGCCTCCTGAAGTTCAGCCGTCACAGCCGCACGGATGATCGGCGCACGTTCCAGCTCAACAAGTGCGCGGAGGACTCGGCGGTGCTCTTCGGGGCCCAGCTCAAGTCCTACCCCAAGGTGCGGTTGGATCTGCGCCTGGAGCCGCAACTGCCCGAGCTGTTCGGAGACCCGGGCCAGCTGTCGCAGGTGATGCTCAACCTGCTGCAGAATGGCCTGCACGCGCTCCCATCCACCGGCGGCATGCTGACGCTGGAGACGGGCAGGGAAGAGGATCGCTGCTTCTTCCGCGTCGCCGACACGGGCTGTGGCATCGAGGAGCGCTACCTCGCGCGCATCTTCGAGCCGTCCTTCACCACGAAGCCTCCGGGTCAGGGAACGGGCCTGGGCTTGTCGATCGCCTACCGTATCGTCGAGGACCACGGCGGCGTCTTCAAGGTCGATACCCAGATGGGTGAGGGTTCTCGCTTCACCGTCTACATCCCCATTCCGTTGCAGCTCGAGAGGTCGCCGTGA
- a CDS encoding diguanylate cyclase: MDEQPARQAQLAGALEQDGFSIRLVSAGAEAQRLIDEARLVLLVLGPAGGPARALLQHLMARDDDGQRPSIIALIPAEERAAVVAVLRLGAEVVRTPVDPEELSVRVERCLQERQRMDALLTRVTALERLSITDGLTQVHNHRYFQDRLREEFRRAQRYDDPLSLILIDLDHFKRFNDDHGHQVGDVVLRDVAASLQRNVRETDLLARYGGEEFAILLPRTPLAGALTVAERVWRELGVLHTGPERTLRVTASVGVASFPHHAVGNAEQLVRSADESLYRAKHEGRNRICVHSALSSSPERPASP; encoded by the coding sequence GTGGACGAACAGCCCGCTCGGCAAGCACAACTCGCGGGTGCGCTGGAGCAGGACGGTTTCTCCATCCGGTTGGTCTCCGCTGGCGCGGAGGCCCAACGCCTCATCGACGAGGCCCGTCTGGTGCTGCTCGTGCTCGGGCCGGCCGGTGGGCCCGCGCGCGCCCTCCTGCAGCACCTGATGGCCCGGGACGACGATGGGCAGCGTCCGTCCATCATCGCGCTCATCCCCGCCGAGGAGCGCGCGGCCGTGGTGGCGGTGCTGCGCCTGGGCGCCGAGGTGGTGCGCACGCCCGTGGATCCCGAGGAGCTGTCGGTCCGGGTGGAGCGCTGCCTGCAGGAGCGGCAACGGATGGACGCGCTGCTCACGCGCGTGACCGCGCTCGAGCGCCTGTCCATCACCGACGGGCTCACCCAGGTGCACAACCACCGCTACTTCCAGGACCGGCTGCGCGAGGAGTTCCGGCGCGCCCAGCGCTACGACGATCCGCTCTCGCTCATCCTCATCGACCTGGACCACTTCAAGCGCTTCAACGACGACCATGGCCACCAGGTGGGCGACGTCGTGCTGCGCGACGTGGCGGCCTCGCTCCAGCGCAACGTGCGCGAGACGGACTTGCTGGCGCGCTACGGAGGCGAGGAGTTCGCCATCCTCCTGCCGCGCACGCCCCTGGCCGGCGCGCTCACCGTGGCCGAGCGCGTCTGGCGGGAGCTGGGCGTGCTGCACACCGGCCCGGAGCGCACCCTGCGCGTCACCGCCTCGGTGGGCGTCGCCTCCTTCCCCCACCACGCCGTGGGCAACGCCGAGCAGCTGGTGCGCTCCGCCGACGAGTCCCTCTACCGCGCCAAACACGAGGGCCGTAACCGCATCTGCGTCCACTCGGCCCTCTCGTCATCCCCCGAACGGCCCGCCTCCCCCTAG
- a CDS encoding glycosyltransferase family 2 protein: protein MAPSPSISLFFPAWNEEDYVERSVMRALEVLPRLTDDFEIIVVNDASTDRTQEICEQLAARIPQFRFITHPVNLKLGGAMRTGLSASTKDIVVYSDIDLPFDLNELERALRLMKYLEADMLCAFRFDRTSEGPKRIVYSFAYNLLIRTLFGVHVKDINFSFKVMHRKVLESVELNSLGSFIDAELVVKAIHQGFRVFQMGVDYFPRTRGISTLSSPTVILKMVRELARLYPETRWPRAAQRPVRLPPTVASLHGPAREKARGHG, encoded by the coding sequence GTGGCTCCTTCTCCCAGCATCAGCCTCTTCTTTCCCGCCTGGAACGAGGAGGATTACGTCGAGCGCTCGGTCATGCGCGCCCTGGAAGTGCTTCCACGGCTGACCGATGATTTCGAAATCATCGTCGTCAACGACGCGTCCACGGATCGGACCCAGGAGATTTGCGAGCAGCTCGCCGCGCGCATTCCCCAGTTCCGCTTCATCACGCACCCGGTCAACCTCAAGCTCGGCGGCGCCATGCGCACCGGCCTGTCCGCGTCCACCAAGGACATCGTGGTGTACTCGGACATCGATCTGCCCTTCGATCTCAACGAGCTGGAGCGGGCGCTGCGCCTGATGAAGTACCTCGAGGCGGACATGCTCTGCGCCTTCCGCTTCGATCGCACGAGCGAGGGCCCCAAGCGCATCGTCTACTCGTTCGCCTACAACCTGCTCATCCGCACGCTCTTCGGCGTCCATGTGAAGGACATCAACTTCAGCTTCAAGGTGATGCATCGCAAGGTCCTGGAGTCGGTGGAGCTCAACAGTCTGGGCTCCTTCATCGACGCGGAGCTGGTGGTGAAGGCAATCCATCAAGGGTTCAGGGTATTCCAGATGGGCGTGGATTATTTCCCGCGCACGCGCGGCATCTCCACGCTGTCCTCGCCCACGGTCATCCTGAAGATGGTGCGCGAGCTGGCGCGGCTGTACCCGGAGACGCGCTGGCCCAGGGCGGCCCAACGCCCGGTGCGGCTGCCCCCCACGGTGGCCTCGCTGCACGGCCCGGCGCGCGAGAAGGCGCGCGGCCACGGATAG
- a CDS encoding carbohydrate deacetylase yields the protein MKHAPTRLVVNADDLGLHPSLDAGILRAHREGIVTSATVLVMGPSAPEAVRQARAQGLALGVHLAVCTRLPPVSPPARVPTLAPGGRLRAGWADFARAWLTARVRREELELELAAQLARARELGAEVDHLDMHQHLHLLPGVRPVVEALARRERLPLRWPDRLPRLAWRRAPGAAVKTSLLTLLARSAPRPAPGVRRVSAGGVFEAGQLDEAALLSLLEALPPGDFELGCHPGEGRPHVPEDPLWTYGWQSELDALTSPRVRARLQRAGVELTTYGALASAT from the coding sequence GTGAAGCACGCGCCCACACGCCTCGTCGTCAACGCGGACGACCTCGGGCTGCACCCCTCCCTGGACGCGGGCATCCTGCGCGCCCACCGCGAGGGCATCGTCACCAGCGCCACCGTGCTCGTCATGGGCCCCAGCGCCCCCGAGGCGGTGCGCCAGGCGCGAGCCCAGGGACTCGCCCTGGGGGTCCACCTCGCCGTGTGCACCCGGCTTCCCCCCGTCTCGCCGCCCGCACGCGTCCCCACGCTCGCGCCCGGCGGTCGTCTGCGCGCGGGCTGGGCGGACTTCGCGCGCGCGTGGCTCACCGCACGGGTGCGCCGCGAGGAGCTGGAGCTCGAGCTGGCCGCGCAGCTCGCGCGGGCCCGGGAGCTGGGCGCCGAGGTGGATCACCTCGACATGCACCAGCACCTGCACCTGCTGCCCGGGGTGCGCCCCGTCGTGGAGGCACTGGCGCGGCGTGAGCGCCTGCCCCTGCGCTGGCCGGACCGGCTGCCCCGCCTCGCGTGGAGACGGGCACCCGGAGCCGCGGTGAAGACGTCGTTGCTCACGCTGCTGGCCCGGAGCGCGCCCAGGCCCGCGCCGGGCGTGCGGCGGGTGAGCGCGGGCGGCGTCTTCGAGGCGGGCCAGCTCGACGAGGCCGCCCTCCTGTCGCTGCTCGAGGCCCTGCCCCCCGGAGACTTCGAGCTGGGGTGCCACCCGGGCGAGGGCCGCCCCCATGTGCCGGAAGATCCCCTGTGGACCTATGGCTGGCAGTCCGAGCTGGACGCGCTCACCAGCCCCCGCGTGCGCGCCCGGCTCCAGCGCGCCGGGGTGGAGCTGACCACCTACGGCGCCCTGGCCTCCGCCACGTAG
- a CDS encoding class I SAM-dependent methyltransferase, producing the protein MNAPLTPTLSLFSLLPPGERFHVHARAFSAPLEAVAARVPPGGRVAEVGCGHGLLSGLLALGDSRRRVHGVDPDPRKIAWARQGPGTLPNTVFEVGSVESLASGQAGGFDAVVVCDVLYLLPLERWPDFLRDASRLLRPGGRLLVKEAEGDGSWKHRKCLAQEWVMVKVLGRTKAGGALVLQPRHAMEALLREVGLHPRETVELGAGYSTPHILYVAEARAP; encoded by the coding sequence GTGAACGCCCCGCTCACGCCCACCCTGTCCCTCTTTTCCCTCCTGCCCCCCGGCGAGCGCTTCCACGTGCACGCCCGGGCCTTCTCGGCTCCCCTGGAGGCCGTGGCCGCCCGGGTTCCCCCCGGGGGCCGTGTCGCCGAGGTGGGCTGCGGCCATGGCCTGCTCTCCGGGCTGCTGGCCCTGGGCGATTCCCGGCGCCGCGTGCATGGGGTCGATCCCGACCCACGGAAGATCGCGTGGGCGCGCCAGGGGCCGGGGACGCTGCCGAACACGGTGTTCGAGGTGGGGAGCGTGGAGTCGCTGGCCTCCGGACAGGCGGGCGGGTTCGACGCCGTGGTGGTGTGTGACGTGCTGTACCTGCTGCCGCTGGAGCGCTGGCCGGACTTCCTTCGCGACGCGTCGCGGCTGCTGCGCCCGGGGGGACGGCTGCTGGTGAAGGAGGCCGAGGGCGATGGCTCCTGGAAGCACCGCAAGTGCCTCGCGCAGGAGTGGGTGATGGTGAAGGTGCTCGGCCGGACGAAGGCGGGCGGCGCGCTGGTGCTCCAGCCGCGGCACGCGATGGAGGCGCTGCTGCGCGAGGTGGGCTTGCATCCGCGCGAGACGGTGGAGCTGGGCGCGGGTTACTCCACGCCTCACATCCTCTACGTGGCGGAGGCCAGGGCGCCGTAG